One part of the Pseudopipra pipra isolate bDixPip1 chromosome 3, bDixPip1.hap1, whole genome shotgun sequence genome encodes these proteins:
- the RCOR3 gene encoding REST corepressor 3 isoform X1, with the protein MLGTMEKGAELLGGKSRAAPNGAKSSSPSNGHYSEPESGGGDSGDEHDVGMRVGAEYQARIPDFEPGATKYTDKDNGGMLVWSPYHNIPDAKLDEYIAIAKEKHGYNVEQALGMLFWHKHNIEKSLADLPNFTPFPDEWTVEDKVLFEQAFSFHGKSFHRIQQMLPDKTIASLVKYYYSWKKTRSRTSLMDRQARKLANRNNQGDSDDDVEEAHPMDGNDSDYDPKKEAKKEGNNEQPVQTSKIGLGRREYQSLQHRHHSQRSKCRPPKGMYLTQEDVIAVSCSPNAANTILRQLDMELISLKRQVQNAKQVNSALKQKMEGGIEEFKPPESNQKINARWTTEEQLLAVQGVRKYGKDFQAIADVIGNKTVGQVKNFFVNYRRRFNLEEVLQEWEAEQGTLASNGDASALGEDTKNTSNVPSGKSTDEEDEAQSTPATQCLGPSPPAQASAPAPAAPMATLNQPPPLLRPALPAAPALHRQPPPLQQQARFIQPRPTLNQPPPPLIRPANSMPPRLNPRPVLTTVSGQQPPSLIGIQTESQSTLH; encoded by the exons atgCTGGGCACGATGGAGAAGGGAGCGGAGCTCTTGGGGGGTAAGAGCCGGGCAGCCCCCAACGGCGccaagagcagcagcccctccaaCGGGCACTACTCGGAGCCGGAGAGCGGCGGCGGCGACAGTGGCGACGAGCACG ATGTAGGAATGAGGGTCGGAGCGGAATACCAGGCGCGCATTCCTGACTTCGAGCCCG GTGCCACAAAATATACTGATAAAGATAATGGAGGGATGCTTGTATGGTCTCCATATCATAATATTCCAGATGCCAAGT TGGATGAATATATAGCaatagcaaaggaaaaacatgGATACAACGTGGAACAG gCTCTCGGCATGTTGTTCTGGCATAAACACAATATTGAGAAGTCCCTTGCCGATCTCCCTAACTTCACTCCTTTCCCTGATGAATGGACAGTTGAAGATAAAGTCCTATTTGAACAAGCATTTAGCTTCCATGGAAAGAGCTTTCACAGGATCCAGCAAATG CTTCCAGACAAGACCATTGCAAGCCTTGTAAAATATTACTATTCTTGGAAAAAAACTCGGTCTAGGACAAGTTTGATGGATCGGCAGGCTCGAAAACTAGCTAATAGAAATAATCAAGGTGACAG TGATGATGACGTAGAAGAAGCTCATCCCATGGATGGAAATGATAGTGATTATGATCCcaaaaaagaagccaaaaaGGAG GGCAATAATGAGCAGCCTGTTCAGACCAGCAAAATAGGTCTGGGTAGAAGAGAGTATCAGAGCTTGCAGCATCGCCACCATTCTCAGCGTTCCAAATGCCGTCCACCAAAAGGCATGTACCTGACCCAGGAAGATGTGATAGCTGTTTCCTGTAGTCCCAATGCAGCCAACACAATTCTTAGACAGCTGGATATGGAACTAATCTCGTTAAAGCGACAG GTTCAAAATGCTAAGCAAGTAAACAGTGCACttaaacagaaaatggaagGCGGGATTGAAGAATTCAAACCTCCTGAG TCTAATCAGAAAATCAATGCCCGTTGGACCACAGAAGAGCAGCTTCTTGCAGTACAAG GTGTCCGAAAATATGGTAAAGATTTTCAAGCTATTGCAGATGTAATTGGCAACAAGACTGTTGGCCAAGTGAAGAACTTCTTTGTAAACTACAGGCGTCGGTTTAACTTAGAGGAGGTATTGCAGGAATGGGAAGCGGAACAAGGAACCCTGGCTTCTAATGGTGATGCTTCTGCTTTAGGGGAGGACACAAAAAATACTTCTAATGTGCCATCAGGAAAGAGCACTGATGAAGAAGATGAG GCACAAAGCACTCCGGCCACTCAGTGTTTAGGCCCTTCACCTCCAGCACAGgcatctgctccagcacctgccGCTCCCATGGCAACTTTAAATCAGCCGCCCCCGTTACTTCGTCCAGcacttcctgctgctcctgctctccatcGTCAGCCTCCACCACTTCAACAGCAGGCACGATTTATTCAGCCACGGCCGACTCTAAATCAGCCTCCCCCACCGCTCATCCGCCCAGCTAATTCCATGCCTCCTCGTCTAAACCCAAGGCCAGTGTTAACCACGGTTAGTGGCCAGCAGCCACCCTCGCTTATTGGAATTCAGACAGAATCTCAGTCTACTCTGCACTGA
- the RCOR3 gene encoding REST corepressor 3 isoform X2: MLFWHKHNIEKSLADLPNFTPFPDEWTVEDKVLFEQAFSFHGKSFHRIQQMLPDKTIASLVKYYYSWKKTRSRTSLMDRQARKLANRNNQGDSDDDVEEAHPMDGNDSDYDPKKEAKKEGNNEQPVQTSKIGLGRREYQSLQHRHHSQRSKCRPPKGMYLTQEDVIAVSCSPNAANTILRQLDMELISLKRQVQNAKQVNSALKQKMEGGIEEFKPPESNQKINARWTTEEQLLAVQGVRKYGKDFQAIADVIGNKTVGQVKNFFVNYRRRFNLEEVLQEWEAEQGTLASNGDASALGEDTKNTSNVPSGKSTDEEDEAQSTPATQCLGPSPPAQASAPAPAAPMATLNQPPPLLRPALPAAPALHRQPPPLQQQARFIQPRPTLNQPPPPLIRPANSMPPRLNPRPVLTTVSGQQPPSLIGIQTESQSTLH; this comes from the exons ATGTTGTTCTGGCATAAACACAATATTGAGAAGTCCCTTGCCGATCTCCCTAACTTCACTCCTTTCCCTGATGAATGGACAGTTGAAGATAAAGTCCTATTTGAACAAGCATTTAGCTTCCATGGAAAGAGCTTTCACAGGATCCAGCAAATG CTTCCAGACAAGACCATTGCAAGCCTTGTAAAATATTACTATTCTTGGAAAAAAACTCGGTCTAGGACAAGTTTGATGGATCGGCAGGCTCGAAAACTAGCTAATAGAAATAATCAAGGTGACAG TGATGATGACGTAGAAGAAGCTCATCCCATGGATGGAAATGATAGTGATTATGATCCcaaaaaagaagccaaaaaGGAG GGCAATAATGAGCAGCCTGTTCAGACCAGCAAAATAGGTCTGGGTAGAAGAGAGTATCAGAGCTTGCAGCATCGCCACCATTCTCAGCGTTCCAAATGCCGTCCACCAAAAGGCATGTACCTGACCCAGGAAGATGTGATAGCTGTTTCCTGTAGTCCCAATGCAGCCAACACAATTCTTAGACAGCTGGATATGGAACTAATCTCGTTAAAGCGACAG GTTCAAAATGCTAAGCAAGTAAACAGTGCACttaaacagaaaatggaagGCGGGATTGAAGAATTCAAACCTCCTGAG TCTAATCAGAAAATCAATGCCCGTTGGACCACAGAAGAGCAGCTTCTTGCAGTACAAG GTGTCCGAAAATATGGTAAAGATTTTCAAGCTATTGCAGATGTAATTGGCAACAAGACTGTTGGCCAAGTGAAGAACTTCTTTGTAAACTACAGGCGTCGGTTTAACTTAGAGGAGGTATTGCAGGAATGGGAAGCGGAACAAGGAACCCTGGCTTCTAATGGTGATGCTTCTGCTTTAGGGGAGGACACAAAAAATACTTCTAATGTGCCATCAGGAAAGAGCACTGATGAAGAAGATGAG GCACAAAGCACTCCGGCCACTCAGTGTTTAGGCCCTTCACCTCCAGCACAGgcatctgctccagcacctgccGCTCCCATGGCAACTTTAAATCAGCCGCCCCCGTTACTTCGTCCAGcacttcctgctgctcctgctctccatcGTCAGCCTCCACCACTTCAACAGCAGGCACGATTTATTCAGCCACGGCCGACTCTAAATCAGCCTCCCCCACCGCTCATCCGCCCAGCTAATTCCATGCCTCCTCGTCTAAACCCAAGGCCAGTGTTAACCACGGTTAGTGGCCAGCAGCCACCCTCGCTTATTGGAATTCAGACAGAATCTCAGTCTACTCTGCACTGA
- the RCOR3 gene encoding REST corepressor 3 isoform X3: MLGTMEKGAELLGGKSRAAPNGAKSSSPSNGHYSEPESGGGDSGDEHDVGMRVGAEYQARIPDFEPGATKYTDKDNGGMLVWSPYHNIPDAKLDEYIAIAKEKHGYNVEQALGMLFWHKHNIEKSLADLPNFTPFPDEWTVEDKVLFEQAFSFHGKSFHRIQQMLPDKTIASLVKYYYSWKKTRSRTSLMDRQARKLANRNNQGDSDDDVEEAHPMDGNDSDYDPKKEAKKEGNNEQPVQTSKIGLGRREYQSLQHRHHSQRSKCRPPKGMYLTQEDVIAVSCSPNAANTILRQLDMELISLKRQVQNAKQVNSALKQKMEGGIEEFKPPESNQKINARWTTEEQLLAVQGTKHSGHSVFRPFTSSTGICSSTCRSHGNFKSAAPVTSSSTSCCSCSPSSASTTSTAGTIYSATADSKSASPTAHPPS; this comes from the exons atgCTGGGCACGATGGAGAAGGGAGCGGAGCTCTTGGGGGGTAAGAGCCGGGCAGCCCCCAACGGCGccaagagcagcagcccctccaaCGGGCACTACTCGGAGCCGGAGAGCGGCGGCGGCGACAGTGGCGACGAGCACG ATGTAGGAATGAGGGTCGGAGCGGAATACCAGGCGCGCATTCCTGACTTCGAGCCCG GTGCCACAAAATATACTGATAAAGATAATGGAGGGATGCTTGTATGGTCTCCATATCATAATATTCCAGATGCCAAGT TGGATGAATATATAGCaatagcaaaggaaaaacatgGATACAACGTGGAACAG gCTCTCGGCATGTTGTTCTGGCATAAACACAATATTGAGAAGTCCCTTGCCGATCTCCCTAACTTCACTCCTTTCCCTGATGAATGGACAGTTGAAGATAAAGTCCTATTTGAACAAGCATTTAGCTTCCATGGAAAGAGCTTTCACAGGATCCAGCAAATG CTTCCAGACAAGACCATTGCAAGCCTTGTAAAATATTACTATTCTTGGAAAAAAACTCGGTCTAGGACAAGTTTGATGGATCGGCAGGCTCGAAAACTAGCTAATAGAAATAATCAAGGTGACAG TGATGATGACGTAGAAGAAGCTCATCCCATGGATGGAAATGATAGTGATTATGATCCcaaaaaagaagccaaaaaGGAG GGCAATAATGAGCAGCCTGTTCAGACCAGCAAAATAGGTCTGGGTAGAAGAGAGTATCAGAGCTTGCAGCATCGCCACCATTCTCAGCGTTCCAAATGCCGTCCACCAAAAGGCATGTACCTGACCCAGGAAGATGTGATAGCTGTTTCCTGTAGTCCCAATGCAGCCAACACAATTCTTAGACAGCTGGATATGGAACTAATCTCGTTAAAGCGACAG GTTCAAAATGCTAAGCAAGTAAACAGTGCACttaaacagaaaatggaagGCGGGATTGAAGAATTCAAACCTCCTGAG TCTAATCAGAAAATCAATGCCCGTTGGACCACAGAAGAGCAGCTTCTTGCAGTACAAG GCACAAAGCACTCCGGCCACTCAGTGTTTAGGCCCTTCACCTCCAGCACAGgcatctgctccagcacctgccGCTCCCATGGCAACTTTAAATCAGCCGCCCCCGTTACTTCGTCCAGcacttcctgctgctcctgctctccatcGTCAGCCTCCACCACTTCAACAGCAGGCACGATTTATTCAGCCACGGCCGACTCTAAATCAGCCTCCCCCACCGCTCATCCGCCCAGCTAA